The Streptomyces camelliae genome window below encodes:
- the galT gene encoding galactose-1-phosphate uridylyltransferase, which translates to MKKTSTRLADGRELIYYDLRDDTVRDAVDRRPLDRTVTTSEIRRDELLGDAIAVASHRQGRTYHPPADECPLCPTQGDRLSEIPDSSYDVVVFENRFPSLAGDSGRCEVVCFTSDHDASFADLTEEQARLVLDAWTDRTSELSHLPAVEQVFCFENRGAEIGVTLGHPHGQIYAYPFTTPRTALMLRSLAAHKEATGGENLFDAVLERELAGERVVLESEHWAAFVPYAAHWPYEVHLYPKRRVPDLLALDEAARTEFPQVYLELLRRFDRIFGEGEPPTPYIAAWHQAPFGALAEFDGVTRDDFALHLELFTIRRTSGKLKFLAGSESGMSVFINDVPPERAAERLREVASS; encoded by the coding sequence TTGAAGAAGACCTCGACACGGCTGGCCGACGGTCGTGAGCTGATCTACTACGACCTTCGGGACGACACCGTGCGGGACGCCGTGGACCGCCGTCCGCTGGACCGCACGGTCACCACCTCCGAGATCCGCCGGGACGAGCTGCTCGGCGACGCGATCGCGGTCGCCTCGCACCGCCAGGGCCGTACGTACCACCCGCCGGCCGACGAGTGCCCGCTGTGCCCGACGCAGGGCGACCGGCTGAGCGAGATCCCGGACTCGTCGTACGACGTCGTCGTCTTCGAGAACCGCTTCCCCTCCCTCGCCGGCGACTCCGGCCGCTGCGAGGTCGTCTGCTTCACCTCCGACCACGACGCCTCCTTCGCCGACCTCACCGAGGAGCAGGCACGCCTGGTGCTGGACGCGTGGACGGACCGCACCTCGGAGCTGTCCCACCTGCCTGCCGTCGAGCAGGTCTTCTGCTTCGAGAACCGGGGCGCGGAGATCGGCGTGACCCTCGGCCACCCGCACGGGCAGATCTACGCCTACCCCTTCACCACCCCGCGCACCGCGCTGATGCTCCGCTCGCTCGCCGCACACAAGGAGGCGACCGGCGGGGAGAACCTGTTCGACGCGGTCCTGGAGCGGGAACTGGCCGGTGAGCGCGTCGTCCTGGAGAGTGAGCACTGGGCCGCCTTCGTGCCGTACGCGGCGCACTGGCCGTACGAGGTGCACCTGTACCCCAAGCGTCGCGTGCCCGACCTGCTCGCGCTCGACGAGGCGGCTCGCACAGAGTTCCCCCAGGTCTATCTGGAACTCTTGAGGCGCTTCGACCGGATCTTCGGCGAGGGTGAGCCTCCGACGCCGTACATCGCGGCCTGGCACCAGGCCCCGTTCGGCGCGCTGGCGGAGTTCGACGGTGTGACGCGGGACGACTTCGCGCTCCACCTTGAGCTTTTCACCATCCGCCGCACTTCCGGCAAGCTGAAGTTTCTCGCGGGTTCCGAGTCCGGCATGAGCGTGTTCATCAACGACGTGCCGCCGGAGCGCGCGGCCGAGCGACTGCGAGAGGTAGCGAGTTCATGA
- the galE gene encoding UDP-glucose 4-epimerase GalE, which translates to MKYLVTGGAGYVGSVVAQHLLEAGHEVTVLDNLSTGFRAGVPAGAAFVEGDIRDAAKWLDPSYDGVLHFAASSQVGESVVKPEKYWDNNVGGSMALLGAMREAGVRRLVFSSTAATYGEPEQVPIVESAPTKPTSPYGATKLAVDHMITSEAHAHGLSAVSLRYFNVAGAYGTYGERHDPESHLIPLVLQVAQGRRDAISVYGDDYATPDGTCVRDYIHVADLAEAHLLALTAAQPGEHLICNLGNGNGFSVREVIETVRQVTGHPIPEVVAPRRGGDPAVLVASADTAREKLGWNPSREDLAGIVADAWQFAQHIAKEQ; encoded by the coding sequence ATGAAGTACCTGGTGACGGGCGGGGCGGGTTACGTCGGCAGCGTGGTCGCCCAGCACCTGCTGGAGGCCGGCCACGAGGTCACGGTCCTCGACAACCTCTCCACCGGCTTCCGCGCGGGCGTCCCGGCCGGGGCGGCCTTCGTCGAGGGCGACATCCGCGACGCCGCCAAGTGGCTCGACCCCTCCTACGACGGCGTGCTGCACTTCGCCGCGTCCTCGCAGGTCGGCGAGTCGGTGGTGAAGCCCGAGAAGTACTGGGACAACAACGTCGGCGGCTCCATGGCCCTGCTCGGCGCCATGCGCGAGGCGGGCGTGCGCCGGCTCGTCTTCTCCTCCACGGCGGCGACGTACGGCGAGCCGGAGCAGGTCCCGATCGTGGAGAGCGCCCCGACGAAGCCGACCAGCCCCTACGGCGCGACCAAGCTGGCCGTCGACCACATGATCACCAGCGAGGCGCACGCGCACGGCCTCTCGGCGGTGTCGCTGCGCTACTTCAACGTGGCCGGCGCCTACGGCACGTACGGCGAGCGCCACGACCCCGAGTCGCACCTGATCCCGCTGGTCCTCCAGGTCGCCCAGGGCCGCCGCGACGCCATCTCGGTCTACGGCGACGACTACGCCACCCCCGACGGCACCTGCGTGCGCGACTACATCCACGTCGCGGACCTGGCCGAGGCCCACCTGCTGGCCCTGACGGCCGCGCAGCCGGGCGAGCACCTGATCTGCAACCTCGGCAACGGCAACGGTTTCTCCGTCCGCGAGGTCATCGAGACCGTCCGGCAGGTCACCGGCCACCCGATCCCCGAGGTGGTCGCCCCCCGCCGAGGCGGCGACCCGGCGGTCCTGGTCGCCTCGGCGGACACGGCCCGCGAGAAACTGGGCTGGAACCCGTCCCGCGAGGACCTCGCGGGGATCGTCGCGGACGCCTGGCAGTTCGCGCAGCACATCGCAAAGGAGCAGTAG
- the galK gene encoding galactokinase gives MGAAQQVAQRFTELYGAAPEGVWAAPGRVNLIGEHTDYNDGFVMPFALPHQAVAAVSRRDDGVLRLHSDDIEGGVAELRLDALAPGSDEDWTAYPAGVVWALREAGHAITGADVHLSSTVPTGAGLSSSAALEVVIALALGDLYDLGLQRWQLARLCQRAENVYVGAPTGIMDQTASACCEQGHALFLDTRDLSQQQIPFDLAAEGLRLLVVDTQVKHAHSGGEYGKRRAGCEKGAALLGVDALRDIPYAELDAALERLGDEEEVRRLVRHVVTEDERVERVVGLLRAGDTRAIGPVLTEGHASLRDDFRISCAELDLVVDTALASGALGARMTGGGFGGSAIVLTEATEVDTLTKAIEEAFATARFTAPRVFEAVPSPGARRLV, from the coding sequence GTGGGGGCAGCACAGCAGGTCGCGCAGCGCTTCACCGAGCTGTACGGCGCCGCGCCGGAGGGGGTCTGGGCGGCGCCGGGCCGGGTGAACCTGATCGGCGAGCACACCGACTACAACGACGGCTTCGTGATGCCGTTCGCGCTGCCGCACCAGGCGGTCGCGGCGGTCTCGCGCCGGGACGACGGCGTGCTGCGCCTGCACTCGGACGACATCGAGGGCGGCGTGGCGGAACTGCGCCTGGACGCCCTGGCACCCGGCAGCGACGAGGACTGGACGGCGTACCCGGCAGGCGTGGTCTGGGCGCTGCGCGAGGCGGGCCACGCGATCACCGGCGCGGACGTCCACTTGTCCTCGACGGTCCCGACGGGCGCGGGCCTGTCCTCCTCGGCGGCCCTGGAGGTGGTGATCGCGCTCGCCCTGGGCGACCTCTACGACCTCGGCCTCCAGCGCTGGCAGCTGGCCCGCCTGTGCCAGCGCGCCGAGAACGTCTACGTCGGCGCGCCCACCGGCATCATGGACCAGACGGCGTCGGCCTGCTGCGAGCAGGGCCACGCCCTCTTCCTGGACACCCGTGACCTGTCCCAGCAGCAGATCCCCTTCGACCTCGCGGCCGAGGGCCTGCGCCTGCTGGTGGTCGACACCCAGGTCAAGCACGCGCACAGCGGCGGCGAGTACGGCAAGCGCCGGGCCGGCTGCGAGAAGGGCGCGGCCCTGCTCGGCGTCGACGCCCTGCGGGACATCCCCTACGCCGAGCTGGACGCGGCGCTGGAGCGGCTGGGGGACGAGGAGGAGGTCCGCCGCCTGGTCCGGCACGTGGTGACGGAGGACGAGCGGGTCGAGCGGGTCGTGGGCCTGCTGAGGGCGGGCGACACCCGCGCCATCGGCCCGGTCCTCACCGAGGGCCACGCCTCCCTGCGCGACGACTTCCGCATCTCCTGCGCCGAGCTGGACCTGGTCGTCGACACGGCCCTCGCCTCCGGCGCCCTGGGCGCCCGCATGACCGGCGGCGGCTTCGGCGGCTCGGCGATCGTCCTGACCGAGGCCACCGAGGTGGACACCCTGACGAAGGCCATCGAGGAAGCCTTCGCCACGGCCCGCTTCACGGCCCCCCGCGTCTTCGAGGCGGTGCCCTCGCCGGGGGCGCGGCGACTGGTCTGA
- a CDS encoding GNAT family N-acetyltransferase: protein MVCRMFRIETEVDKGRRDLLRSRLRDTNTAASPVLAALRGTPGAREVPLHVWALDEAGGLAGGLVGHTWTTWLHVTYLWVDAAHRGTGLGSHLLAKAEHLARTDRACTAARLETWDFQAPRFYEKQGYEVVCVIPDYPPGITEYTLVKRLPVR, encoded by the coding sequence ATGGTGTGCCGCATGTTTCGTATCGAGACGGAAGTCGACAAAGGCCGACGTGATCTGCTCCGCTCGCGGCTGCGGGACACCAACACGGCGGCGTCCCCGGTGCTGGCGGCCCTGCGCGGCACACCCGGCGCGCGCGAGGTCCCGCTCCACGTCTGGGCGCTGGACGAGGCCGGCGGCCTTGCGGGCGGCCTGGTCGGCCACACCTGGACGACCTGGCTGCACGTCACCTACCTGTGGGTCGACGCCGCCCACCGCGGCACGGGTCTGGGTTCCCACCTGCTGGCGAAGGCGGAACACCTCGCCCGCACCGACCGCGCCTGCACCGCCGCCCGCCTGGAGACCTGGGACTTCCAGGCCCCGCGCTTCTACGAGAAGCAGGGCTACGAGGTGGTGTGCGTGATCCCGGACTATCCGCCGGGGATCACGGAGTACACGTTGGTGAAGCGGCTACCGGTACGGTGA
- a CDS encoding LuxR C-terminal-related transcriptional regulator: MVRIRVLVVDDHRIFAESLAAALAAEPDVDVFAAGSGPAALRCLERAAGEGRRYDVLLVDADLGGTVPGGRPAVPVQEGNAEGLVDGISLVAGVRAAQPGVRTVVLAEKDDPRRAALALQAGASGWVAKDCSLSRLLTVIRGVLRDETHLPPALLTGVLKELTAARRHRTESERLVESLTPREREVLRCMVAGLGRKAVAERLFLSPHTVRTHMQNVLGKLGVHSTLAAVALARRAGVGPAELAGDVVERGGQLA; this comes from the coding sequence GTGGTTCGTATCCGAGTCCTGGTCGTGGACGACCACCGCATCTTCGCCGAGTCGCTCGCCGCCGCCCTGGCCGCCGAGCCGGACGTCGACGTCTTCGCCGCCGGCAGCGGTCCCGCCGCGCTGCGCTGCCTGGAGCGCGCCGCCGGGGAGGGCCGCCGCTACGACGTCCTGCTGGTCGACGCCGACCTGGGCGGCACCGTGCCCGGCGGCCGCCCGGCCGTGCCCGTGCAGGAGGGCAACGCGGAGGGGCTCGTCGACGGGATCTCGCTGGTCGCGGGCGTGCGTGCCGCCCAGCCCGGCGTGCGGACGGTCGTACTCGCCGAGAAGGACGACCCCCGGCGGGCGGCGCTCGCGCTGCAGGCCGGGGCCTCGGGATGGGTCGCCAAGGACTGCTCGCTGTCCCGGCTGCTGACGGTGATCCGGGGCGTGCTGCGCGACGAGACCCATCTGCCGCCCGCCCTGCTCACCGGCGTGCTGAAGGAGCTGACGGCCGCGCGCCGGCACCGCACCGAGAGCGAGCGGCTGGTGGAGTCCCTCACCCCGCGCGAGCGGGAGGTGCTGCGCTGCATGGTCGCCGGGCTGGGCCGCAAGGCCGTCGCCGAGCGGCTGTTCCTCTCCCCGCACACCGTGCGCACCCACATGCAGAACGTCCTCGGCAAGCTGGGCGTCCACTCCACGCTGGCCGCCGTGGCGCTCGCCCGGCGCGCGGGCGTCGGCCCGGCCGAGCTAGCCGGGGATGTTGTCGAACGGGGCGGTCAGCTGGCGTAG
- the tamR gene encoding MarR family transcriptional regulator TamR, with protein MEDEVDRLVAAWRRERPDLDVEPLEVLSRVSRLARHLDRARRLAFSEHQLEPWEFDVLTALRRAGTPYQLSPGQLLTQTLVTSGTMTNRIDRLAKKGLVERLPDPSDRRGVLVRLTETGRDRADQALAGLLEQERAILGELSRAQRAELAGLLRQLTAPFDNIPG; from the coding sequence ATGGAGGACGAGGTCGATCGGCTGGTCGCAGCGTGGCGCCGGGAGCGCCCGGACCTCGACGTGGAGCCGCTGGAAGTGCTCAGCCGGGTGAGCAGGCTGGCCCGGCACCTGGACCGCGCACGCCGGCTCGCCTTTTCCGAGCACCAGCTGGAGCCCTGGGAGTTCGACGTGCTGACCGCGCTGCGGCGCGCGGGCACGCCATATCAGCTCTCCCCCGGCCAGCTGCTGACCCAGACCCTGGTCACGTCGGGCACGATGACCAACCGCATCGACCGGCTGGCCAAGAAGGGCCTGGTGGAGCGGCTGCCCGATCCGAGCGACCGGCGGGGCGTGCTGGTCCGGCTGACCGAGACCGGCCGGGACCGCGCCGACCAGGCGCTCGCCGGGCTGCTGGAGCAGGAGCGGGCGATCCTCGGCGAGCTGTCGCGTGCCCAGCGTGCCGAGCTCGCCGGGCTGCTACGCCAGCTGACCGCCCCGTTCGACAACATCCCCGGCTAG
- a CDS encoding trans-aconitate 2-methyltransferase, whose product MTNANSHPVWDPGQYLRHAGHRARPFADLLARVPALPTAAPRIADLGCGPGNVTVLLTERWPAAHVTGYDNSPEMLDKAHTDHDGPTPGGGRLDFSHADARTWTPEQPYDLIVSNATLQWVPGHADRFADWIAGLKPGGALAFQVPDNIDAPLHALMRDLAGTPRWKGRLADVLRRTDSVHTPGAYLDRLARLGCAADVWQTTYHHVLQGEDPVLDWVKGTGLRPALTALADDPEARDAFLTEYRDLLRQAYPSAPYGTVMPFRRLFAVAVKEG is encoded by the coding sequence ATGACGAACGCGAACTCCCACCCCGTCTGGGACCCCGGGCAGTACCTGCGCCACGCCGGTCACCGGGCCCGCCCCTTCGCCGACCTCCTCGCCCGCGTCCCCGCCCTCCCCACGGCGGCACCCCGCATCGCGGACCTCGGCTGCGGTCCCGGCAACGTCACCGTCCTGCTCACCGAACGCTGGCCGGCCGCGCACGTCACCGGCTACGACAACTCCCCCGAGATGCTCGACAAGGCCCACACCGACCACGACGGCCCCACCCCCGGGGGCGGCCGGCTGGACTTCTCCCACGCCGACGCGCGCACCTGGACGCCCGAGCAGCCGTACGACCTGATCGTCTCCAACGCCACCCTCCAGTGGGTGCCGGGCCACGCCGACCGCTTCGCCGACTGGATCGCCGGTCTCAAGCCGGGCGGCGCCCTCGCCTTCCAGGTGCCCGACAACATCGACGCCCCGCTGCACGCCCTGATGCGCGACCTCGCCGGCACGCCCCGCTGGAAGGGCCGGCTCGCCGACGTCCTGCGCCGCACCGACTCCGTGCACACCCCCGGCGCCTATCTGGACCGCCTCGCCCGCCTCGGCTGCGCGGCCGACGTGTGGCAGACGACGTACCACCACGTCCTCCAGGGCGAGGACCCGGTCCTGGACTGGGTGAAGGGCACCGGGCTGCGGCCCGCCCTGACCGCGCTCGCCGACGACCCCGAGGCACGCGACGCGTTCCTCACCGAGTACCGGGACCTGCTGCGGCAGGCCTACCCGAGCGCGCCGTACGGCACGGTCATGCCGTTCCGCCGGCTGTTCGCCGTCGCCGTGAAGGAGGGCTGA
- a CDS encoding VOC family protein, translated as MLTAIDHVQLAAPPGSEDALRAYYAGVLGMTEIPKPPVLAARGGCWFQAGSVQLHLGTEEDFRPAKKAHPGLRVTGIEAFAARLESLGAPVTWDDNLPGHRRCYSEDPVGNRLEFLEPMG; from the coding sequence GTGCTCACCGCGATCGACCATGTGCAGCTGGCCGCCCCACCCGGGTCGGAGGACGCGTTGCGGGCGTACTACGCCGGCGTCCTCGGCATGACCGAGATCCCCAAGCCGCCCGTGCTGGCCGCGCGCGGAGGCTGCTGGTTCCAGGCCGGATCCGTCCAGCTCCACCTGGGCACAGAGGAAGACTTCCGGCCCGCGAAGAAGGCCCACCCCGGGCTCAGGGTGACGGGCATCGAGGCGTTCGCGGCCCGGCTCGAATCCCTCGGTGCCCCGGTGACCTGGGACGACAACCTTCCCGGCCACCGCCGCTGCTACTCCGAGGACCCGGTCGGCAACCGCCTGGAATTCCTGGAGCCGATGGGCTGA
- a CDS encoding CsbD family protein translates to MAREQKAKAKKEQIKGKAKEVGGRAVRDLPMEAEGRAEKAKGDVRQAKEKGKDAFKP, encoded by the coding sequence GTGGCACGAGAACAGAAGGCCAAGGCCAAGAAGGAACAGATCAAGGGAAAGGCCAAGGAGGTCGGCGGGCGCGCCGTGCGCGATCTGCCGATGGAGGCCGAGGGCCGCGCCGAGAAGGCCAAGGGTGACGTCCGTCAGGCGAAGGAGAAGGGCAAGGACGCCTTCAAGCCCTGA
- a CDS encoding TetR/AcrR family transcriptional regulator translates to MIDAVATDSSSTSSNDKQRRTRRTRMTGAERRQQLLEIGRTLFAAKGFEGTSVEEIAAKAGVSKPVVYEHFGGKEGLYAVVVDREMRRLLDMVTSSLTAGHPRELCEQAAFALLDYIEEYTDGFRILVRDSPIPQSTGSFASLISDIATQVEDILGREFKSRGFDPKLAPLYAQALVGMVALTGQWWLDVRRPKKAEVAAHLVNLAWHGLDGLEQKPRLIGHRKA, encoded by the coding sequence ATGATTGACGCCGTGGCGACCGACTCCAGCAGCACCTCCAGCAACGACAAGCAGCGGCGGACCCGCCGGACCCGGATGACCGGCGCCGAGCGCCGCCAGCAGCTGCTGGAGATCGGTCGCACCCTCTTCGCGGCGAAGGGCTTCGAGGGCACGTCGGTGGAGGAGATCGCGGCGAAGGCCGGGGTGTCCAAGCCGGTGGTGTACGAGCACTTCGGTGGCAAGGAGGGGCTGTACGCGGTGGTGGTGGACCGGGAGATGCGGCGCCTGCTGGACATGGTGACCAGCTCGCTGACCGCCGGGCACCCGCGCGAGCTGTGCGAGCAGGCGGCGTTCGCGTTGCTGGACTACATCGAGGAGTACACGGACGGTTTCCGGATCCTGGTCCGGGACTCCCCCATCCCGCAGTCGACGGGCTCCTTCGCCTCGCTGATCTCGGACATCGCCACGCAGGTGGAGGACATCCTGGGCCGCGAGTTCAAGTCCCGCGGCTTCGACCCGAAGCTCGCCCCGCTGTATGCCCAGGCCCTGGTCGGGATGGTCGCCCTGACCGGCCAGTGGTGGCTGGACGTGCGCCGCCCGAAGAAGGCGGAGGTGGCGGCCCACCTGGTGAACCTGGCCTGGCACGGGCTGGACGGGCTGGAGCAGAAGCCGCGGTTGATCGGGCACCGGAAGGCGTGA
- a CDS encoding acyl-CoA desaturase encodes MTSSSDVIEEAGKATDTPTPSATLGGEQKRSIEQITLLLFIVVPFLALVAAVPLAWGWGVSWLDLGLLVFFYFLGCHGITIGFHRYFTHGSFKAKRPLRIALAIMGSLAVEGPLVRWVADHRRHHKFSDAEGDPHSPWRFGESVPALMKGLWWAHIGWMFDEEQTPQEKYAPDLIKDPAIRAISRQFVLWTAVSLALPPVIGGLATMSWWGAFTGFFWGSLVRVALLHHVTWSINSICHAVGKRPFKSRDRSGNVWWLAVLSCGESWHNLHHADPTSARHGVMRGQIDSSARFIRIFEKFGWAYDVRWPSRSRIDSRRNTGDDGSQRRREPAKAA; translated from the coding sequence ATGACTTCGAGTTCCGATGTGATCGAAGAAGCAGGCAAGGCCACCGACACTCCCACTCCCTCCGCCACGCTGGGCGGCGAGCAGAAGCGCTCGATCGAGCAGATCACCCTGCTCCTGTTCATCGTCGTGCCGTTCCTGGCACTGGTGGCGGCCGTGCCGCTGGCCTGGGGCTGGGGGGTGAGCTGGCTCGATCTGGGCCTGCTGGTCTTCTTCTACTTCCTGGGGTGCCACGGCATCACGATCGGTTTCCACCGGTACTTCACGCACGGTTCGTTCAAGGCCAAGCGGCCGCTCAGGATCGCGCTGGCGATCATGGGTTCGCTGGCCGTGGAGGGCCCGCTGGTGCGCTGGGTGGCCGATCACCGCAGGCATCACAAGTTCTCCGACGCGGAGGGCGACCCGCACTCTCCGTGGCGGTTCGGGGAGAGTGTCCCGGCGCTGATGAAGGGCCTGTGGTGGGCCCACATCGGGTGGATGTTCGACGAGGAGCAGACCCCGCAGGAGAAGTACGCGCCGGATCTGATCAAGGACCCGGCGATCCGGGCGATCTCCCGGCAGTTCGTGCTGTGGACGGCGGTGTCCCTGGCCCTGCCTCCGGTGATCGGCGGGCTGGCGACGATGTCCTGGTGGGGCGCGTTCACCGGGTTCTTCTGGGGTTCACTCGTCCGGGTGGCGCTGTTGCACCATGTGACGTGGTCGATCAACTCGATCTGCCACGCGGTGGGCAAGCGGCCGTTCAAGTCGCGGGACCGTTCGGGCAACGTGTGGTGGCTGGCGGTGCTGTCCTGCGGGGAGTCGTGGCACAACCTGCACCACGCCGACCCGACCTCGGCGCGGCACGGGGTGATGCGCGGCCAGATCGACTCCTCGGCCCGTTTCATCCGGATCTTCGAGAAGTTCGGCTGGGCGTACGACGTGCGCTGGCCGTCACGCTCGCGTATCGATTCGCGCCGGAACACCGGTGATGACGGCTCCCAGCGCCGGAGGGAGCCCGCGAAGGCGGCATGA